In Desulfosporosinus sp. Sb-LF, a genomic segment contains:
- a CDS encoding PLP-dependent aminotransferase family protein: MQHTYAERVNHMENSAIRELLKVTEQPHVISFAGGLPAPELFPLSEIRESYTQVLGAGDHSVLQYGTTEGYLPLREVISAQMRAKGIQAEPENIFLTNGSQQGLDLIAKLFINPGDVVLLQSPSYLGAIQTFRSYQANFKSIPTNGAGIDDIALELSIKLNRPKIIYLAPTYQNPTGTTFTIEERKAVLRIASKYGVPVLEDDPYGELRYDGSALPAIRSFSTEDEVIYLGTFSKTLAPGLRLGWIVGGKNLIDKLVVAKKGTDLHTSTLLQRATHYYLTHFNATEHIETIRQAYKVRRDLMLNELKENFFDRAIWTEPNGGMFIWLTLPERYDTLDLLPKALAGNVAYVPGAHFFVNGGGCSSMRLNFSNPTPLQIKQGIKLLANILTID, translated from the coding sequence AATTCAGCGATTCGCGAACTTCTAAAAGTCACTGAACAACCGCATGTTATTTCTTTTGCTGGCGGTCTTCCAGCCCCAGAGTTGTTTCCACTCTCCGAAATCAGGGAATCTTATACTCAAGTTCTCGGAGCTGGCGACCATTCCGTTCTCCAATACGGAACTACCGAGGGATATTTACCCTTACGCGAGGTGATATCCGCCCAAATGCGCGCTAAGGGTATCCAGGCTGAACCAGAAAACATTTTCCTTACGAACGGTTCACAACAAGGTTTGGATCTTATCGCAAAGCTATTTATCAATCCTGGCGATGTGGTGCTCCTGCAGAGTCCAAGCTATCTTGGAGCCATCCAAACCTTTCGAAGTTACCAGGCCAATTTTAAATCAATCCCAACAAATGGGGCAGGAATTGATGACATTGCTCTCGAATTATCTATAAAACTGAACCGTCCCAAGATCATTTACCTTGCTCCAACTTATCAGAATCCAACCGGCACTACCTTTACTATTGAAGAACGAAAGGCGGTGCTTCGCATAGCGAGCAAATACGGTGTTCCTGTGTTAGAGGATGATCCCTACGGTGAACTCCGCTATGATGGTTCTGCCTTACCAGCGATCAGGTCTTTCTCCACCGAGGATGAGGTGATTTATCTAGGCACCTTTTCTAAGACCCTTGCTCCTGGACTTCGACTCGGTTGGATTGTTGGTGGAAAGAATCTGATAGACAAACTCGTCGTAGCAAAAAAAGGGACGGATTTGCACACCAGCACCCTCTTACAAAGGGCTACTCACTACTACCTGACGCATTTTAACGCGACTGAACACATCGAAACGATTCGCCAAGCCTATAAAGTGCGAAGAGATCTTATGCTTAACGAACTCAAAGAAAACTTCTTTGATCGGGCGATATGGACTGAGCCAAATGGAGGTATGTTTATTTGGCTGACCCTACCGGAAAGATATGACACTCTTGACCTCTTGCCCAAGGCATTGGCTGGAAATGTGGCCTATGTTCCGGGAGCCCATTTCTTTGTAAATGGGGGGGGATGCAGTAGCATGAGATTAAATTTTTCCAATCCTACCCCACTGCAAATAAAACAGGGAATTAAACTTCTGGCGAATATACTGACAATTGACTGA